ccgtCTCGTCCTCGGTGACCGTCATATACCGCCACAGAAATGACAGAAAGAGCAAGACAGAAATCAATACAAAGAAGTGAACGAGAGCGAGCGTGTGCCTGTAGCTTTCCATGCGCAGTGGCGCGTtgcgggtgtgcgcatgAGTGGGCGTGAGCCTCGCAAAGGCTCACACGCACCTCCAGCACGTACACATCGAGCCCACCCCGCAGGCCGTGGTCTTATTCCTCCTGGTCCTGGATGTTGAAGTACTTGAGCTGGTACGTCCCCTTGCCGGTGGCGAGGATGCGGATCCAGTCGCGCAGGTCCTTCTTCTTGAGGAACTTCTTCGTGAGGTACTTGAAATACTTCTTGCGGTATGCCATCGTGGTGCTGATGGTCAGAACATTGTCGTTCATCGACAGGCGGACCTTATCAGACAGCTTGCCCTTGCGCCCGTTCAGCTTCGTGTTGTCCTGGAAGAACTGCTCGAAGTTGCCAAGCACATCCTCGCTGAAGATGCCGTCGGCGGCCGGGATGCTGCAGTCGATCTTGAAGACCTTCTTGCCCTTGGCCAGCTGCTTCTGGCGGACGTAGCTGCGGGAGCCAACCTTAGCGCGAACGGCGACCATCTTTGCAAAAgaagcgggggagggggggggggacggcGGAGCCGATGCGTCTGCGGAAACGTGAAAgagcgcacgctgctgccggtgagATGGGCAGCACGGGTGAgcagcggtgtgtgtgtgtgtgtgtgtgacggaaaagagggagggatgaggaggaagagagggcaaAAATACATAGTCGAAACCAGCAGGCGAGTGGAGCTGTGTGTAAAacaaggggaggggagacgcgcagcaccacgcgTGCAAGGAGCGGTGGGCCGAAACGTGCCCTTGCCATCCACCACATTCTCGTAAAAGGCAAAGGAGATGACGACTCGACAgcggtgtgcgcgtcgtTGTAGTCGAGGTTCGCTTTCGCTAAGCAATCCCCCAatcgcacgcacatg
This genomic stretch from Leishmania donovani BPK282A1 complete genome, chromosome 36 harbors:
- a CDS encoding 60S ribosomal protein L22, putative — translated: MVAVRAKVGSRSYVRQKQLAKGKKVFKIDCSIPAADGIFSEDVLGNFEQFFQDNTKLNGRKGKLSDKVRLSMNDNVLTISTTMAYRKKYFKYLTKKFLKKKDLRDWIRILATGKGTYQLKYFNIQDQEE